A part of Salvelinus alpinus chromosome 5, SLU_Salpinus.1, whole genome shotgun sequence genomic DNA contains:
- the LOC139576360 gene encoding myb/SANT-like DNA-binding domain-containing protein 4 isoform X2 gives MATRAAYFSPSEAQILMEAYEEVKDIIKKKGNTATVIKQREKAWQSIADRLNALNMNGPKRTWQQVKIKYKNILQNAVKKNTHRQGTGGGSPKADLTPAEDMALELNKGRPVLEGIPGGKETSIGSSQDATRFIQVSGSTVFLLEPPAQAPDDADPGEGPSAAATAHDGDDEEETISLDSRRHEDPDAIQWENQPGNISSQAIRKLYGNHLRRQIELADIDIQYKKKNMENLALESEIKKRTIRKLDLEIKKLEREVRYAFNVHCMLTVTQMY, from the exons atggcaactagagccgcgtacttttccccgtcggaagcacaaatcctcatggaggcatacgaggaggtaaaagatataattaagaagaaaggcaacaccgccacagtgataaagcaaagagaaaaagcgtggcaaagtattgcagaccgcctgaatgc attaaacatgaacgggccaaaacggacatggcagcaggtcaaaatcaaatacaagaacattctgcagaatg cagtgaaaaagaatacccacagacaaggcacgggtggtgggtcaccaaaggctgaccttaccccagcagaggacatggccttggagctaaataaaggcaggcccgtcttagaggggatccctggggggaaagagacgagcataggttcctcccaagatgccacccgcttcattcaag tgtctggcagcactgtgttcctgttagagccaccagcacaagcaccagacgatgctgatcca ggtgaaggccccagtgcagcagcaacagcacatgatggagacgatgaggaggagaccatctctctggattccagaaggcatgag gacccagatgctatacagtgggaaaaccagcctggcaacata agctcacaagctatcagaaagttgtatggcaaccacctccggcgccaaatagaactggcagacatagacattcagtacaagaagaaaaatatggaaaatcttgcactggagtccgaaataaaaaagaggacaattaggaaactggaccttgaaataaaaaaacttgagagggaggtgagatatgccttcaatgtacactgtatgctaactgtaacacaaatgtattaa
- the LOC139576360 gene encoding myb/SANT-like DNA-binding domain-containing protein 4 isoform X3: MATRAAYFSPSEAQILMEAYEEVKDIIKKKGNTATVIKQREKAWQSIADRLNALNMNGPKRTWQQVKIKYKNILQNAVKKNTHRQGTGGGSPKADLTPAEDMALELNKGRPVLEGIPGGKETSIGSSQDATRFIQVSGSTVFLLEPPAQAPDDADPGEGPSAAATAHDGDDEEETISLDSRRHEDPDAIQWENQPGNISSQAIRKLYGNHLRRQIELADIDIQYKKKNMENLALESEIKKRTIRKLDLEIKKLERELQEDDTAQNKN; the protein is encoded by the exons atggcaactagagccgcgtacttttccccgtcggaagcacaaatcctcatggaggcatacgaggaggtaaaagatataattaagaagaaaggcaacaccgccacagtgataaagcaaagagaaaaagcgtggcaaagtattgcagaccgcctgaatgc attaaacatgaacgggccaaaacggacatggcagcaggtcaaaatcaaatacaagaacattctgcagaatg cagtgaaaaagaatacccacagacaaggcacgggtggtgggtcaccaaaggctgaccttaccccagcagaggacatggccttggagctaaataaaggcaggcccgtcttagaggggatccctggggggaaagagacgagcataggttcctcccaagatgccacccgcttcattcaag tgtctggcagcactgtgttcctgttagagccaccagcacaagcaccagacgatgctgatcca ggtgaaggccccagtgcagcagcaacagcacatgatggagacgatgaggaggagaccatctctctggattccagaaggcatgag gacccagatgctatacagtgggaaaaccagcctggcaacata agctcacaagctatcagaaagttgtatggcaaccacctccggcgccaaatagaactggcagacatagacattcagtacaagaagaaaaatatggaaaatcttgcactggagtccgaaataaaaaagaggacaattaggaaactggaccttgaaataaaaaaacttgagagggag ctccaagaagatgacacagctcaaaataaaaattag